A DNA window from Aquarana catesbeiana isolate 2022-GZ linkage group LG01, ASM4218655v1, whole genome shotgun sequence contains the following coding sequences:
- the LOC141135599 gene encoding taste receptor type 2 member 40-like: MPPTFILVSMIILGISTIMGVFTNSLIVLVNFVDKVKGKKLNPSDLILVTLGSSNIVFQFIMLINDYLSFLDRDLYSSDQIYTLFTVLLVLPIFSSFWFTVCLSIYYYLQIVIFTHPFLIRLKLGVSRLIPKLLMASVFTSVANGLPAALNRHKDHLYLNVSTNQSMEVAVPKVNAVYMLPSTVISCSLPLALIGIANGMIIKLLITHSHKEDRNAQGDLSPRAEARRSAARTIACLLLLYISFYMSEVLLFIDTFPRNSSGFCACLIVIYSYPPAQSIVLILGCPKLKQVSFALLQSLFRKGQPKSQKILCINFHPHQTVHIIAQ, translated from the coding sequence ATGCCGCCTACATTTATTTTGGTTTCAATGATAATATTGGGTATAAGCACCATCATGGGAGTGTTCACTAACTCACTAATTGTGCTTGTCAATTTTGTAGACAAAGTGAAAGGTAAAAagctcaacccatctgacttaatTTTGGTGACCCTAGGTTCCTCTAACATTGTTTTCCAGTTCATAATGCTGATCAATGATTATTTGAGCTTCCTGGACCGAGACCTCTACAGCTCTGATCAGATCTACACTTTATTTACGGTCCTATTGGTCCTTCCTATATTTTCAAGCTTTTGGTTCACGGTTTGTCTCTCTATCTACTACTACTTGCAGATTGTCATATTTACTCATCCCTTTCTTATTCGGTTAAAGTTGGGGGTCTCACGGTTAATACCCAAGTTACTGATGGCCTCAGTTTTTACATCTGTAGCTAATGGCCTACCTGCTGCATTGAACCGGCACAAGGATCATCTCTATTTAAACGTGTCAACAAATCAGAGTATGGAAGTCGCTGTTCCTAAAGTGAATGCTGTGTACATGCTACCCAGTACTGTCATTAGCTGTTCCCTTCCATTAGCTCTCATTGGTATTGCTAATGGTATGATCATCAAGTTATTAATTACACACAGTCACAAAGAGGATAGAAATGCCCAAGGGGACCTCAGTCCAAGAGCTGAAGCTCGCAGATCTGCAGCCAGGACAATTGCATGCCTCCTTCTTCTTTATATTTCATTCTATATGTCTGAGGTCCTTCTCTTTATAGATACCTTCCCCAGGAACAGCTCTGGATTCTGTGCCTGCTTGATTGTAATATACAGCTATCCTCCTGCTCAGTCAATAGTTCTTATTCTCGGATGTCCCAAACTAAAACAAGTGTCTTTCGCTTTGCTGCAATCTCTATTCAGGAAAGGACAACCTAAATCACAGAAGATCCTCTGCATAAATTTCCATCCACATCAGACAGTTCACATCATCGCACAGtga